One genomic segment of Desulfovibrio sp. UCD-KL4C includes these proteins:
- a CDS encoding multidrug efflux RND transporter permease subunit: MSQFFIDRPNFAWVVAIFILLAGVLSIPGMAVEKLPQVAPPQITIDAVYPGASATTINDSVVSLIEEELNGAKGLLYYESTSSSTGSAKITVTFKPGTSPDMAQVDVQNRVQKAESRLPQSVRDQGVTIEQANSGFLMIYALHYKKDIAGRDPQPLADVMARNLNNEVRRVEGVGTLQFFASESAMRVWVDPQKLLSYGLDLSDVAEAIKAQNVQVPAGSFGGRPVASDQELMATFMVQGLLETPEEFGKILLHAGLDGSNVHLSDVARVEIGPESYNIVSRLNGTPSAAAAIQLAPGANALGTVQRVRARLDELSKTIPSDMELVIPLDSSTFVDVAIEKVLHTLLEAILLVFLVMFLFLQKFRYTIIPTIVVPVCVLGSFAVMNAVGFSINMMTMFGMVLAIGILVDDAIVVVENVERIMSTEGLPPREATIKAMGQISGAIVGITLVLSAVFLPLGFMSGSVGVIYRQFAISVAVSILISGFLALTLTPALCATILKPIPKGHHESKGGFFGWFNRFFAKLGARYQRLTGALVTRTVRCLLIYVVMVGVLGFFYMQLPESFVPTEDLGNIVVNIQLPPGATYSRTLDVTKDVEGYFKSRPAVETTFTVIGFSFSGLGENAGIAFPVFKDWSERGKGQSAGDEVGMANRVLSQNTDGSIFAVNPAPVDGMGNTGGFALRLQDRGGVGRAKLAQALGMVLGRANASPIIAYAMPQGLPDAPQFRLVIDREKAETLGVSFADIKTVLSSAYGSSMVADFVNAGRVQRVVIQANAESRKNPKSLDNLYVPNSSGGQVPMRSLIKTKWETGPVQIVRYNGYNAFKIMGDAAPGHSSGEVMAELEKIMKDLPPGIGYEWTELSYQEKYAGGQAPILFSLALLVVFLLLVALYENWAIPFSVMLIVPIGALGAVAAVTILHMSNDVYFKVGLITIIGLAAKNAILIVEVAKQYYAEGFSLKESAMKSAGLRFRPIIMTSMAFILGVFPLALASGAGAASQKALGVGVIGGMISATGLGVIFAPIFFVAVLSVVERFRGKKTDSHDHSTPIEHS; the protein is encoded by the coding sequence ATGTCACAATTTTTTATTGATAGACCTAACTTTGCTTGGGTTGTTGCTATATTTATTTTATTGGCCGGGGTTTTATCTATTCCAGGTATGGCTGTAGAAAAACTACCACAGGTTGCTCCTCCGCAGATCACTATTGATGCTGTATATCCTGGGGCTTCAGCCACGACTATTAACGACTCCGTCGTTAGTTTAATCGAAGAGGAACTGAACGGAGCCAAAGGACTGCTGTATTATGAGTCTACCAGTAGTTCTACAGGTTCTGCAAAGATAACCGTTACTTTCAAGCCTGGAACAAGCCCGGATATGGCTCAGGTTGATGTACAGAACCGTGTGCAAAAAGCTGAATCACGTCTACCCCAGTCTGTAAGAGATCAGGGTGTTACTATTGAGCAGGCTAACTCAGGCTTTTTGATGATCTATGCTTTGCACTATAAAAAAGACATTGCAGGTAGAGATCCTCAGCCTTTGGCAGATGTTATGGCCCGAAATCTCAATAACGAAGTTCGGCGAGTTGAAGGCGTGGGAACCTTGCAGTTCTTTGCATCTGAAAGTGCAATGCGAGTCTGGGTTGATCCTCAAAAGCTTCTTAGTTACGGCCTTGATCTTTCAGATGTTGCGGAAGCTATTAAGGCTCAGAATGTTCAGGTTCCTGCGGGTAGTTTCGGCGGACGTCCTGTTGCTTCAGATCAGGAGCTTATGGCTACATTCATGGTTCAGGGGCTTCTTGAAACTCCAGAAGAATTCGGGAAGATTTTGCTGCATGCCGGTCTGGACGGGTCAAATGTTCATCTTTCAGATGTTGCTAGGGTTGAAATCGGCCCTGAGTCTTATAATATTGTTTCCCGTCTTAACGGGACTCCATCAGCCGCTGCGGCAATCCAGCTTGCTCCTGGAGCGAATGCCCTCGGAACAGTTCAGCGAGTTAGGGCCCGTCTCGATGAACTCTCCAAGACAATTCCTTCTGACATGGAACTGGTCATCCCTTTGGACTCATCCACTTTTGTTGACGTCGCAATTGAAAAAGTTCTGCATACTCTACTTGAAGCTATTCTTCTTGTCTTTTTGGTAATGTTCCTGTTTTTGCAGAAGTTCCGCTACACCATCATTCCTACAATTGTTGTTCCAGTATGCGTACTCGGTTCATTTGCTGTAATGAACGCAGTCGGCTTTTCTATCAACATGATGACAATGTTCGGAATGGTTTTAGCTATCGGGATTCTTGTTGATGATGCCATTGTTGTCGTTGAAAACGTAGAACGAATTATGTCTACAGAAGGGTTGCCGCCACGTGAGGCCACAATCAAAGCAATGGGACAGATTTCCGGCGCTATTGTCGGTATTACTCTGGTTCTCTCAGCGGTATTCCTTCCGCTTGGATTCATGAGTGGTTCTGTCGGTGTTATTTACCGCCAGTTTGCAATTTCTGTAGCTGTTTCAATTCTGATTTCAGGATTTTTAGCACTGACTTTGACTCCAGCTCTTTGTGCTACAATACTTAAGCCTATACCCAAAGGGCATCATGAATCGAAAGGCGGCTTCTTCGGATGGTTTAACCGGTTTTTTGCAAAACTTGGAGCCCGTTATCAACGTCTTACTGGAGCACTTGTTACTAGAACTGTAAGATGTCTGTTGATTTATGTCGTTATGGTCGGAGTTCTCGGATTTTTTTACATGCAATTGCCCGAATCCTTTGTTCCGACAGAAGATCTAGGAAATATCGTTGTCAATATTCAGCTTCCCCCGGGAGCAACCTATTCCAGAACTCTTGATGTCACAAAAGACGTAGAAGGTTACTTTAAGTCACGTCCTGCTGTAGAAACAACCTTTACTGTTATCGGGTTCAGTTTTTCCGGTCTTGGGGAAAATGCCGGTATTGCTTTCCCTGTTTTTAAGGACTGGTCAGAGCGCGGAAAGGGACAGTCCGCAGGGGATGAGGTTGGCATGGCCAATCGGGTTCTTTCGCAGAACACTGACGGATCTATTTTTGCTGTTAACCCTGCTCCTGTTGACGGGATGGGTAATACAGGCGGATTTGCATTGCGGCTTCAGGATCGCGGCGGCGTAGGGCGAGCCAAGCTTGCACAGGCGCTGGGAATGGTTCTGGGAAGAGCAAACGCATCGCCTATTATTGCTTACGCTATGCCTCAGGGATTACCGGATGCTCCACAGTTCAGATTGGTCATAGACCGTGAAAAAGCTGAAACTTTAGGTGTCAGTTTTGCAGATATAAAAACTGTGCTCTCAAGTGCATATGGGTCTAGCATGGTTGCGGACTTTGTTAATGCCGGCAGGGTGCAGAGAGTCGTTATTCAGGCTAATGCTGAAAGTCGTAAGAACCCTAAAAGTTTAGATAATCTGTATGTTCCAAACTCAAGCGGTGGGCAGGTCCCTATGAGGTCTCTAATTAAAACTAAATGGGAGACCGGGCCTGTACAGATTGTTCGCTATAACGGTTACAATGCTTTCAAGATAATGGGTGATGCTGCTCCGGGGCATAGTTCCGGTGAAGTTATGGCCGAACTTGAAAAAATTATGAAAGATCTTCCTCCTGGGATAGGCTATGAGTGGACAGAACTTTCCTATCAGGAAAAGTATGCAGGTGGACAGGCTCCTATTCTGTTCTCTCTCGCACTGCTTGTAGTTTTCCTCTTATTGGTTGCTTTGTATGAAAACTGGGCGATTCCGTTTTCCGTTATGCTTATTGTTCCAATCGGTGCTCTCGGAGCGGTTGCCGCGGTGACAATCTTACATATGTCTAACGATGTTTACTTCAAAGTCGGGTTGATCACTATTATCGGTCTTGCTGCAAAGAATGCAATTCTTATTGTGGAAGTTGCCAAGCAGTATTATGCAGAAGGATTCAGCCTGAAAGAATCAGCAATGAAAAGTGCCGGTTTGCGTTTCAGACCTATCATTATGACTTCCATGGCTTTTATCCTTGGTGTTTTCCCTCTTGCTCTTGCATCCGGAGCTGGTGCTGCAAGTCAGAAGGCTCTCGGTGTAGGGGTTATCGGAGGAATGATCAGTGCGACTGGACTCGGGGTTATTTTTGCTCCGATATTCTTTGTAGCAGTGCTTTCAGTTGTTGAAAGATTCAGAGGAAAGAAAACTGATAGCCATGACCATTCTACACCGATTGAGCATAGTTAA
- a CDS encoding DUF4405 domain-containing protein yields MFKKLTDRSFLSPIVAFTFLPVAFTGILLLLHLSFQGMKSIHEWLGLTFTTFCVFHIAVNWRIFSKYFSRKGTRSALLLAVVLTCLCGVIGLSTGHLEQRSHRTAIVSGAVVHR; encoded by the coding sequence ATGTTTAAAAAATTGACTGACCGATCCTTTCTATCCCCTATTGTCGCCTTCACTTTTCTTCCGGTTGCTTTTACCGGTATTCTTTTGCTTTTACATTTAAGTTTTCAGGGAATGAAAAGTATACATGAATGGTTAGGGCTGACATTTACCACTTTTTGTGTTTTTCATATTGCTGTAAACTGGAGAATTTTTTCTAAATATTTTAGCAGAAAAGGAACTCGCTCAGCATTGCTTTTGGCTGTTGTGCTGACCTGTCTTTGCGGGGTAATAGGTTTAAGTACTGGACATCTTGAGCAGAGAAGTCACCGAACAGCAATTGTTTCTGGTGCAGTCGTACACAGGTAA
- a CDS encoding response regulator transcription factor, which produces MGIAVLLVEDDYDLAAAVVGSLELEGFICDHAANGPHGYELASSNTYDVLLLDVMLPGLSGIGVCEKLRKDGVTTPILMLTARDTLDDKISGFNAGTDDYLTKPFNMEELLLRIRALSKRFSRQSRKLSVADLEMNLDTHEAIRSGNPIQLTPTEWKLLEVLAVHSPKVVSRSQLEQTVWGDSIPSQSLLKVYLNKLRKKVDIPSLPPIIQTLPGVGVVLRLGNDHEE; this is translated from the coding sequence GTGGGAATAGCCGTATTACTTGTAGAAGATGACTATGATTTGGCGGCTGCGGTGGTCGGATCATTGGAGCTGGAAGGGTTTATTTGCGATCATGCTGCAAATGGACCTCATGGCTATGAATTAGCTTCTTCCAATACTTATGATGTTCTTCTGCTTGATGTTATGCTCCCCGGATTAAGCGGAATAGGTGTGTGCGAAAAGCTTCGCAAAGATGGCGTGACGACTCCTATCCTAATGCTTACGGCACGTGACACCTTAGATGACAAAATATCAGGGTTTAATGCCGGAACGGATGACTACCTGACAAAACCTTTCAACATGGAAGAATTACTGCTTCGTATAAGAGCCTTATCTAAACGGTTCAGCCGTCAGTCCCGGAAACTTTCAGTGGCTGACCTCGAAATGAATCTTGATACACATGAAGCAATTCGTAGTGGTAATCCTATACAGCTGACTCCTACAGAATGGAAATTACTCGAAGTATTGGCTGTGCATAGTCCTAAAGTTGTATCCAGATCGCAGTTGGAACAGACTGTGTGGGGAGATTCCATTCCTTCCCAGAGTCTTTTAAAAGTTTATCTTAACAAGCTTCGGAAGAAAGTTGATATTCCGTCTTTGCCGCCCATAATCCAAACGCTACCCGGAGTAGGAGTTGTTTTGAGGCTTGGTAATGATCATGAAGAATAG
- a CDS encoding HAMP domain-containing sensor histidine kinase, producing the protein MIMKNSQSIKKLVLVYVLIACSLLVISYSILVNIFFEKGLVLAVQHRLELESNAYATAYGKDKDVRLPEASNFKTFQDYKRLPVEIQENIGRDFPAGEFDIVHSVENVNEFHFIYSWKRSDGKILYFVYSIGDADKSELILSTLHGIAYYTIATGLILFLGIILVALLIIRRITKLVMKLTDWAVHLNNDNVEKPIGDFQYKELNQLAVLFQRNMRRQLAGIQREQKFLRNASHELRTPVAVLQSNLDWLNRLGADEEEKFKRPLSSMEKAVNNMKELITTLLWINKKDIDSMPKHEIKVDDQLQNIIDENSYLLTNKNVNVKVELLPQAVFAPSTLARIVWSNIIRNSFQHTYQGEINISLSGSMLTVTNDLIPDATDSISEGFGLGLMLIQDLTDSLSWELAIDEWSTSYSVILRMD; encoded by the coding sequence ATGATCATGAAGAATAGCCAAAGTATTAAAAAACTTGTTCTCGTCTATGTACTAATAGCTTGTTCGCTGCTTGTTATTTCTTATTCCATTCTGGTAAATATTTTTTTTGAAAAAGGGTTGGTTTTAGCTGTTCAGCATCGTCTGGAGCTGGAATCAAACGCCTATGCCACAGCATATGGAAAGGATAAAGACGTCAGGCTCCCCGAGGCTTCTAATTTTAAAACATTCCAAGATTACAAACGATTGCCCGTTGAGATTCAGGAAAATATTGGCCGTGATTTTCCAGCAGGTGAATTTGATATTGTGCACTCTGTTGAAAACGTAAATGAATTTCACTTTATTTATTCGTGGAAACGGTCTGACGGTAAGATTTTGTATTTTGTCTACAGTATTGGTGATGCTGATAAGTCAGAGCTTATACTTTCTACTCTTCATGGGATTGCCTATTATACAATAGCGACAGGACTGATTTTATTTCTGGGAATAATTTTAGTCGCTTTGCTTATCATCCGTCGCATAACCAAGCTTGTCATGAAACTTACAGACTGGGCTGTCCATTTGAACAATGATAATGTTGAGAAGCCTATCGGGGACTTTCAATATAAAGAGCTGAACCAGCTTGCAGTTTTGTTTCAGCGAAACATGCGCCGCCAGCTTGCCGGTATTCAGCGGGAGCAGAAATTTCTGAGAAATGCCAGCCACGAACTGCGTACACCTGTTGCTGTTTTACAGAGTAATCTTGACTGGTTAAATCGACTTGGAGCTGACGAAGAAGAAAAGTTTAAGCGCCCGCTAAGCAGTATGGAAAAAGCTGTTAACAATATGAAAGAGCTCATTACGACGCTCTTATGGATTAACAAAAAAGATATTGATTCTATGCCTAAGCATGAGATTAAAGTCGATGATCAATTGCAAAATATTATTGATGAGAACTCATACCTGCTGACTAATAAAAACGTAAATGTTAAAGTTGAGCTGCTTCCTCAAGCTGTTTTTGCTCCGTCTACTTTAGCCCGTATTGTCTGGAGTAATATTATTCGGAATTCTTTCCAGCATACATATCAGGGTGAGATTAATATTTCCTTGTCAGGGAGTATGTTGACTGTGACTAATGATCTTATTCCGGATGCGACAGACAGCATCAGTGAAGGGTTTGGGCTTGGTCTTATGTTGATTCAGGATTTGACCGATTCTCTCAGTTGGGAATTGGCAATCGATGAGTGGTCAACGTCTTATTCGGTCATACTTAGAATGGATTAA
- a CDS encoding AAA family ATPase, giving the protein MAIITISRGSYSRGKEIAEKVAEQLGYRCTSRDILLDSSKEFGIPEIKLIRALHDSPSVLERFTNGKERYLAHIRSSLLQQAQKDNLVYHGLAGHFFLLNIPNVFKLRITADLEDRVREEVKRENIPVDEARYILKKDDEERRKWGLKAYGIDTWDSRLYDMTIHIGTFSVNDAVDIICHVVQKNTFKTTEESKKIINDIALAAAVKVAIVKIVPLAEVESLDGNITITTTKLPKKLKTNLYDQIITTAAQVPGVKEVTMLGNLDRRVNPFHKI; this is encoded by the coding sequence GTGGCAATTATCACTATTTCAAGAGGTTCATATAGTCGCGGTAAAGAAATCGCAGAAAAAGTAGCTGAACAACTCGGTTACAGATGCACCTCCAGGGATATTCTTTTAGATTCATCAAAAGAATTCGGTATTCCTGAAATTAAACTCATCCGTGCTCTTCATGATTCTCCGTCAGTCCTTGAACGGTTTACGAACGGTAAAGAAAGATATCTTGCACATATTCGTAGTTCTCTTTTGCAGCAAGCTCAAAAGGACAACTTAGTTTATCATGGCCTTGCCGGTCACTTTTTCCTCTTAAACATTCCTAATGTCTTTAAGCTGAGAATTACAGCAGACCTAGAGGACAGAGTAAGAGAGGAAGTCAAAAGAGAGAATATCCCCGTAGATGAAGCCAGATATATATTAAAGAAAGATGATGAAGAGCGCAGAAAATGGGGACTAAAAGCATATGGGATAGATACATGGGATAGCAGACTTTATGATATGACCATACATATCGGAACGTTCTCTGTTAACGACGCTGTCGATATAATTTGCCATGTAGTTCAAAAAAACACTTTTAAAACGACTGAAGAATCTAAAAAAATAATTAACGATATAGCATTAGCGGCAGCTGTGAAGGTTGCAATAGTAAAGATTGTTCCACTCGCTGAAGTTGAATCCCTTGATGGCAATATTACCATAACAACGACCAAACTCCCTAAAAAGCTTAAGACTAATTTGTATGATCAAATAATAACAACCGCTGCGCAAGTTCCCGGAGTAAAAGAAGTTACAATGCTAGGGAATCTTGACAGAAGGGTTAACCCTTTTCATAAAATTTAA
- the allE gene encoding (S)-ureidoglycine aminohydrolase, which translates to MPYPDGFLKNRSVIEPNKYAVISPEGRVINVVPGIKDCAMTILASPKLGAGFVQMIGTVSNTGKTTIPYAKAENVEAFLFVMDGKGSLTVTIDGKQEKLEEGGYIYSPPGKGIEFISNGDGEVRIILYKQKFIPHPDPAMKKPWIVKDSIKNITEKIYDEMDNVFVRDLLPVDEAFDMNFHTLAFLPGGCHPFVETHVQEHGAYIYEGQGLYLLDNTWIPVEAEDFIWFAPFCKQACYGTGLTRMEYIYSKDCHRDEPL; encoded by the coding sequence ATGCCATATCCAGATGGGTTTCTAAAAAACAGATCCGTAATAGAACCCAACAAGTACGCTGTCATTTCGCCTGAAGGAAGAGTCATTAACGTTGTGCCCGGCATCAAAGACTGTGCAATGACCATTCTTGCCTCACCAAAATTAGGGGCAGGATTCGTTCAAATGATTGGCACTGTCAGCAACACTGGCAAAACAACAATTCCATACGCCAAGGCCGAAAACGTTGAAGCCTTTCTTTTTGTAATGGATGGCAAAGGCTCGCTGACCGTAACAATTGACGGTAAGCAGGAAAAACTTGAAGAAGGCGGCTACATATACTCTCCTCCGGGTAAAGGCATTGAATTTATTTCAAACGGAGATGGAGAAGTCCGTATTATTCTCTACAAACAAAAATTTATTCCGCATCCTGATCCTGCAATGAAAAAACCATGGATAGTTAAAGACAGCATTAAAAACATCACAGAAAAAATCTATGATGAAATGGATAACGTGTTTGTGCGCGACCTTCTCCCTGTGGATGAAGCTTTTGATATGAACTTCCATACTCTCGCATTCCTTCCTGGAGGTTGCCATCCCTTTGTGGAGACTCATGTTCAAGAACATGGTGCGTATATTTATGAAGGGCAAGGGCTATACTTACTCGATAACACATGGATTCCGGTTGAAGCAGAAGATTTTATATGGTTTGCGCCTTTCTGCAAACAGGCATGTTATGGAACCGGACTTACACGCATGGAATATATCTACTCCAAAGATTGCCATAGAGATGAGCCTCTATAG
- a CDS encoding methyl-accepting chemotaxis protein, with translation MKLKAKFILPQTLIIILLGCLCVFVTVNSFKSLQEMYLSSVVENAFSLVTTGIDSTTKDAQNIASLFSQRASVIDAFELASAGNIDDEKSAESQQAREILRKKLSLDLKGYENLGEGKLKLHFHLPNGRSLVRLWRKKQAKRNGKWVDISDDISSFRQTVLDVNKQGAPVGGIELGRGGFAIRGLVPVINKSGKTLGSVEVLKNFKPILQNVEDSGIETMLFMNEDLLSTATALQDAAKFPVLFQNYVLVSAINKDKNLSLINKELLDKGRKEQVITNLGRIALAAFPIKDYRGNQVGILVGVIDLSKMVTLSEKANFVFIGSIAAMVIIPLFLMMFLLRKAILNPLKLISGKIEDIILDRADLGSSIAIKYDDEIGDMTAVFNRLLSKLDLMVKEMEVYVHVLNAVPDPIFAVDDTEKVIMANTAMSELSALNEEELKSSTCTDVFRNTSCDSEQCSVHMCRKSGKQEIADVIKMQDPAKNDVYIQSVSDSLKDKNGQLLGYVTVARNVTDLVIKEQNINEQLERINDVNTSTAEVSGNIYRYSEDLEKEMTSVNESVGVQHQRLAETSTAMEQMNVSVLAVAESASSASSKSLNTRDMAQDGANIVGETRDAITAVRNQTDTLNNIMDQLGAEAQSIGGVLGVINDIADQTNLLALNAAIEAARAGEAGRGFAVVADEVRKLAEKTVDATKEVEAVIKGIQDRAKSSKKLTSETSSLVVVAAESAEKSGSSLKAIVELADESAADVSNIAAAAEEQSASSEEINRAMQDVNELALSVSERVKDSAKSLTDLVKLAEELDEISHK, from the coding sequence ATGAAACTTAAAGCCAAATTTATTTTACCACAGACGCTAATAATAATTTTATTAGGTTGCCTTTGTGTTTTTGTTACAGTTAATTCATTTAAATCATTGCAGGAAATGTATCTGTCCTCTGTCGTTGAGAATGCTTTTTCTTTAGTAACTACAGGAATTGATTCAACTACAAAAGATGCTCAAAATATTGCATCACTTTTTTCACAACGGGCATCTGTTATAGATGCTTTTGAACTCGCCTCGGCAGGCAATATTGACGATGAGAAATCAGCAGAATCTCAGCAGGCAAGAGAAATACTCCGCAAAAAATTAAGCCTAGATCTTAAAGGATATGAAAATCTGGGCGAAGGTAAATTGAAATTGCATTTTCACTTGCCGAACGGGCGAAGCCTTGTCAGGCTTTGGCGTAAAAAACAGGCGAAACGTAATGGTAAGTGGGTTGATATTTCTGATGACATCTCAAGTTTCAGGCAAACAGTTCTTGATGTTAATAAACAGGGTGCTCCTGTTGGCGGGATTGAGCTTGGGCGCGGAGGCTTTGCTATAAGAGGTCTTGTTCCGGTCATAAATAAATCCGGTAAGACTTTGGGGTCTGTTGAAGTTCTTAAAAATTTTAAACCCATATTACAAAATGTAGAAGATTCCGGAATTGAAACAATGCTGTTTATGAATGAAGATTTGCTAAGTACTGCAACGGCATTGCAGGACGCGGCGAAGTTTCCTGTTTTATTCCAGAATTATGTATTGGTAAGTGCGATTAATAAAGATAAAAATCTCTCACTAATCAATAAAGAACTGCTCGACAAAGGACGCAAGGAACAGGTCATAACTAATCTTGGGCGTATTGCTTTGGCTGCCTTTCCTATAAAAGATTACCGCGGAAATCAGGTTGGAATATTGGTTGGAGTTATTGACCTTTCTAAGATGGTAACTTTGTCTGAAAAAGCCAATTTTGTCTTTATTGGAAGTATTGCCGCAATGGTTATTATTCCACTCTTTCTTATGATGTTTCTTCTGAGGAAAGCTATTTTAAATCCTCTAAAGTTAATTTCCGGTAAAATTGAAGATATCATTTTGGATCGTGCTGACCTTGGGAGCTCAATTGCTATCAAGTATGACGATGAAATTGGCGATATGACAGCTGTATTTAATAGATTGCTTAGTAAGCTCGATCTCATGGTAAAGGAAATGGAAGTCTATGTGCATGTTCTTAATGCTGTTCCTGATCCTATTTTCGCTGTTGATGATACTGAAAAAGTTATAATGGCAAATACGGCTATGTCCGAATTGTCCGCACTTAATGAAGAAGAGCTTAAAAGCAGCACGTGTACTGATGTTTTTCGCAATACTTCCTGTGACTCAGAGCAGTGCTCTGTCCATATGTGTAGAAAGAGTGGAAAACAGGAAATTGCAGATGTTATTAAAATGCAGGACCCTGCCAAAAATGATGTGTACATACAGTCTGTTTCAGACAGTTTAAAAGATAAGAATGGACAGCTGCTTGGGTACGTTACTGTTGCAAGAAATGTAACGGATCTGGTCATTAAAGAGCAAAATATTAATGAGCAGTTGGAAAGGATTAACGATGTAAATACGTCTACCGCTGAAGTTTCCGGTAATATTTACAGATATTCTGAAGACCTTGAAAAAGAAATGACTTCGGTAAATGAATCAGTTGGTGTCCAGCATCAGCGGCTTGCTGAAACTTCTACTGCTATGGAGCAGATGAACGTAAGTGTTCTTGCTGTTGCTGAAAGTGCCTCAAGTGCTTCAAGTAAATCTCTTAATACAAGGGATATGGCTCAGGACGGAGCTAATATTGTTGGTGAAACCCGTGATGCAATAACCGCAGTGCGTAATCAGACTGATACTTTGAACAATATTATGGACCAACTTGGTGCTGAGGCACAAAGCATTGGTGGAGTTCTCGGCGTGATTAATGACATTGCTGATCAGACCAATCTGCTTGCTCTCAATGCCGCCATTGAGGCCGCTCGCGCGGGTGAAGCCGGTAGAGGATTTGCTGTTGTTGCTGATGAAGTCAGAAAACTTGCGGAAAAAACAGTTGATGCAACAAAAGAAGTTGAAGCCGTTATTAAAGGTATTCAGGACCGTGCAAAGAGCTCAAAGAAATTAACATCAGAAACATCTTCACTCGTGGTTGTCGCAGCGGAGTCTGCTGAGAAGTCAGGATCATCTTTAAAAGCTATTGTTGAACTTGCGGATGAATCCGCTGCAGATGTAAGTAACATTGCCGCTGCAGCAGAAGAACAGTCAGCAAGTTCAGAAGAGATAAACAGGGCCATGCAGGATGTTAACGAACTTGCTTTGTCTGTATCAGAGAGGGTAAAAGATTCTGCGAAATCGTTGACTGATTTAGTGAAGCTTGCAGAGGAATTGGACGAGATCTCGCATAAGTAA
- a CDS encoding thioredoxin family protein, whose product MKVQVLGPGCAKCKKVEKIVREVIDEAGIEAEVVKVSDFQEIASFGVFSTPAVAIDGDVKVVGRVPSKDEILEWIK is encoded by the coding sequence ATGAAAGTTCAAGTGTTAGGCCCAGGGTGTGCAAAGTGTAAGAAAGTGGAGAAAATAGTCAGGGAAGTTATAGATGAAGCAGGAATTGAAGCAGAAGTAGTAAAGGTTTCTGATTTTCAGGAAATAGCTTCTTTCGGAGTGTTTTCAACTCCTGCCGTTGCAATTGATGGTGATGTAAAGGTTGTGGGAAGAGTTCCCAGTAAAGATGAAATTCTTGAATGGATAAAATAG
- a CDS encoding putative zinc-binding protein: MSKCDCACGSAPKFVFSCSGAADVGEIADQAARQLSREGCVKMFCLAGIGGRVSGIMKSTEAASKIIVIDGCPLNCARKTLEEADFSDFEHLQLDDIGLKKGVAKTSTENIKLVVDSVNTLLKG; the protein is encoded by the coding sequence ATGTCTAAATGTGATTGCGCATGTGGTAGCGCTCCGAAATTTGTCTTTTCGTGCTCTGGGGCAGCTGATGTAGGTGAAATAGCTGATCAGGCTGCTCGTCAATTGTCACGTGAGGGATGCGTGAAAATGTTCTGCCTTGCAGGTATAGGCGGTCGAGTTTCCGGTATCATGAAAAGTACCGAAGCGGCCTCAAAAATTATTGTAATTGATGGATGCCCGCTTAATTGCGCTAGAAAGACTCTTGAGGAAGCAGATTTCTCAGATTTTGAACACCTGCAACTTGATGATATTGGGCTTAAAAAAGGTGTAGCAAAGACCTCTACGGAAAATATCAAGTTGGTAGTTGATTCTGTAAATACTCTTTTGAAAGGATAA
- a CDS encoding co-chaperone YbbN: MRAAKVIFYLTILTFVMGLVTACSSEADESKKAITSSELLSGKPQDLPIHGMVTMVDIGAHSCIPCKMMTPIIEKLSKEYEGRVAIAFIDVWENNDEAPKYGVRTIPAQIFYDADGNEKYRHEGFLGERDIVSKFIELGVQ, translated from the coding sequence ATGAGAGCTGCAAAAGTTATATTTTATCTTACCATACTGACTTTTGTAATGGGTCTGGTTACGGCTTGTTCTTCTGAGGCAGATGAAAGCAAAAAAGCAATAACATCTTCTGAATTACTTTCTGGTAAGCCGCAAGACTTGCCGATTCACGGCATGGTTACCATGGTGGATATCGGTGCTCATTCATGTATTCCGTGTAAAATGATGACACCTATCATCGAAAAGCTTTCTAAAGAGTACGAAGGGCGAGTTGCTATAGCTTTTATTGATGTCTGGGAAAACAATGATGAGGCTCCAAAATATGGAGTTCGAACAATTCCTGCACAGATTTTCTATGATGCCGACGGAAACGAGAAATATCGGCATGAAGGTTTCTTGGGTGAAAGAGATATCGTCAGCAAGTTTATAGAACTTGGTGTTCAATAG